From Euwallacea similis isolate ESF13 chromosome 6, ESF131.1, whole genome shotgun sequence:
CGCGAAGCTTACTAACGTATCTCTAAGTGAAGCATGAGCAACAAAGTATAAGAAAGAGCTACTAATGATTTTAAGTACTTCTAATTTAGTTTCCAGGCAATAACAAAGCTCAGCGTAAGTGCTATTTGTTGTCTGATGTCGTGAAATGAGTTCACAATTTTAGTAAACATGTAAcactgttaaaaataatgaaaaacaaaaaagaagaaaatcgGACTCTCATTTATAtgagttttgttttgttaGAAATTAGCTGTATAATCATCTCCTAAACTATCTTCCTCTCATCATAGAGCATCCTGAACAGCCTATACCCTTATTCCACCTCCCTCATATTGAGGAAATTCCTATacaaattgtatattttctgTATTGTAGTTGGGTATGGTAATTTCTAGTATTGGATTCGCACCAAAGCAAAACACGTCTGTTATTTGATTGCAAAGTAACTCTGGATTCGTCACTGAATAACACTCGCGCCCAGTCGTCTTCGCTCCAATTCATATGTTTATTTGCCCATATTCGTCTCGCCCTTTTATGGGCTGCAGTTAGTGGTATGAAAACCATAACCTTCCTACTATATAACCCAACTATGTGAAGgcgattttttattgtttgtgttGAAACTAGTCTTCCAATGGCAGGGGTAAAGTCTCTTTGGAGCTGCGTGGCATTTACCGATCGATTTCTTCCCGCAAATTGTGAAAGATAACGATAATCACTGGGCGATGTCGATGATGGTCTGTCTTGACCTTCCCTCTGACAAACATTTCCAGTTTGCAGGAAGCGATTCTAAAGCCGTGAAATGACACTTTGGCTTACCCCAAACACTTGGGCAACTGCTTGCTGGGTGCACCCATCTTCGAGTTGTCCAATGGCTCGCGAAACATCAGATGCCAGTAAATCATGACGGTGTTccattttttgccaattttgtgTTTGATACGTTTATCACCTCAACAacgcaaataaaattttaactgtaaCCGGAGACCTGCAATTTATATACCTTCGAGGCACAAACAGGCTTAAACTCGCACAAATGAAGTTTATAACAAAAACTTGAATGCCTTTATGTAGGTATATCTCTATTTgctgtataaaatatttttaaatatttattcaacgATATGGAGGGGTATTTAAGgttcaatttataaatatccGTTAATGGTTTTGATcactgtattttttaatgtatttcaaTATAGACAACCTGTACGGggcagatttttctttttagtcTCAAGGTACGGGAAAAGCGGGTAAATCGAGTGGGAATTTGTAATGAAGGGTATGTTTTCAGATGATGAGATGTACACAAAACAAGTTTCCAATTGAATGCGTGCACGcatcttaaatttttgacaaaaatcgATGGTGACCTGAACAAGAACTTTTTTCCCTGCGCATCAAAATCATCTCAccattttgcaattattaaaaatgtctgGGATATTATTTAATGCACCCTGACCACCGATAATCTCAGTAAACTTCCCAACATTCGGTTCAGTTAATTCATCCTtgtttactatttattttccttgGGAGTGCGCCAGCAATGCCGTTGGTTTTCCTGTTCAATCCCTGCTAACAGCTCCAGTTTTCTGCAACAAGGCTAATTCACTCCCCGGGGAAACGCTTGTGTGCCCTTATAATTCGATGATGGAGGCAATAATCCAGATAATGCCTGTAACTTTATTCCTTTTGGGCTTCAGGAGCACTTCCCTTATCTGAATTGTTTTTATCGTGtacaagttttattattttcaggcAACAGAGTGTGAATGGCAAAAACTCCTGCGAAGTGGATCTTTGTAGTAAAACATCCTGGTTGTAATGTGACAAATACATCTGTCGGCCACGACTGGAGAGTGCAGAAAACACACAATGGTTAGCAAGATAAATTATACGTGTGCTACATATATCTGGAATTACAAGTGAAAGCCCCCTGTGGAACAGAAATCCCAGGGCAAATCCATTAGCGTTATCCGAGGCATCGCCTTGCGTTTATCGCCCGATTTTAATGAGGTTTTACGGCTGTGcttttttagcaataaaaaatcctCAGCTTTAACGCGAAAACCCAAATAAACTCGTACACCAAACCGAAAACTCATTTAAGTTTAATGGGTTCCTCGAGCAATTACTTAGGGAAGATTAGATTTGGAACGGCCAAACATAAAAATAGCCAGCGTCGGATATCCAGATAGGAAGAACtgataataaaatcaaataatgtgTATGGAGGGTTCGTTACTTTTAATTAGGCAACATAAACATCAAAGCCGGGTTTTATACACCTCTTGCAGACGAAACAAATGTTGGTTAAATCCTAAAAGCGAAGGAAATAAGCGTTAAtcttattttccattttaatacctccagagattttttaatcttggaaatttgaaaacagaGACCTATATTGGTCCTATCGATATccttaaacattttaaattcattaagcTCCCCCTCGCGTAACAGCTTCCTGTTACTGACTCACAACCagtaattaatattatcaGGAAGCGAAATATAATCAATAACGCGAGACCTTGCATCTACTGCCATCTAGCTTTACAATGCAGTACATGGCGTGATCAATAAACCAGATCCAGCAATCCTCTTGGAACAGGGGGTTGGTTTCACTAGTCTCCGAAAGAGGGCAGTAACTAGCTTTGGAGGAAGAAAATTATGTTATCAACTCCCTCTCTTGCTTGAGGGACAAATCTTGGTCCTATAAAAGAGCGACATGGGGAGTTTCTTCCTTCGCTTCGTCCTAAAtctttttacttaattttcattataatgCACCCATAGAAGGTGAATCTTTAGAAATCGTGAAAGCTATGAAAGctgaaagtgattttattattggaATATGACGGGAAATTacactattttaataaaagagaATTTGGTGTaggataattaaattaaattgaaccCGATAATAGTTTCTGCTTCAAAAGAAGATATTGAGGATTCGTTAgaggaaattgaagaaatgCACGGTACATCATAGTTCGTTGAAACTTAGTGAAATCCAATTTCTCAGAAACGATTTAGTAAGATTACAAAATTGGAAGTTTGATGATGCAAAAAGTTCTACCAGCATAAGGATCAAGTCATCTTAGTGGGGaaagtttaagaaatattgaaatgatTATACACTAAAGTAAATCAAAGAATAATCGCCACCTAAGACAGAagaaaagaatattaaataacaCCATGCAAATTGTTGCTTGCAGATGCTACCGATCTGTGGATATTGATATGTTAGTAAATAACCTGAAAGGGAGAAACCGATAGGATGTTTTGATTCTCCTGGAAGTATGTGACCCACTTCAAGACTTTCTCTCcaagaattttcaaagtttcccAGCCATTTAACAAAGCCTATTGTAGTCCCGTGACTCACATATAAAATGTGAGCATAATCGTCTACCTCTGGATTATAGAACAATAGTTTATATACACAAAAGTTTTTGTGCCCAAGTTATCCCTTCTTAAAACTTGTCAAGTCTAGTTAGACGATGGCAAAGAACAAAGCACCTACCGAGAAATAGCAGATTTAACATAAGCCTGGACATATTATTTTGTGCGGGTAGTAAGGATTAGATGTCCGAAGAACAATAGTTTCGTCgcataatattatataatacgTTTGgttaataatgtaataatgtCGTACGGGgatgaaatttcataaatatagaATTACATCAAGTGAGAAAGGTTGATTCTGTATGCATTTACTGTCAGAGCAACGTTCCATATTCAAAAGCAATTTCTCGCTAATACATCCATTATTTGTTctccattaaaaatgttataaatgtTTAGCCCTGCGGCGGAGGGTTTAATTACCAGCGTTAAGTTACCGAATATATCCGGTATTACCGCTTTATTACGCCGCCGTAACTCCAGAAAGGCCATCATATCGTTATTTATGTCCCCTCaatatattttccattttaatggATACAAACCCATTAAAATTATGTCCTGGCAGGATTGGATAAAATGCCATTTCGCCATATATTTATGGCCGCGTTATGCCCTTATAATAAAGATTATGAGAGCGTCacattatgatttttattctCTCTGAACATATTGTTTTACTTTGGGGTGTTTGTTTTATATAACTTTCAGAGTGTTATTTAATGCTTTCGCgacatgaaatttaataattgtttttaccTGCTGCGGAGAGAAGATAAGGAACGAAGATTTCTTCGCAGCAGCTGCACTTCGTGGAGGACACCTCGTGTGCCTCGGAAAAATCTGCTTGCTGCTTATCTTCCTAATTATTCCCACAAATATTTGTTCGTAACATTTTCTCatatctcaaaatttttcCACCATTGATAGTAAAATCTAAAGTTCATTTATTCATGGCTGTTTGGAAATTATTCAACACACTCTTTATGAACATATACAGGTTGAGGCTAaggcaaatatttacaaaataactGCCTAAATTCGCAACCTACGCACATTAGGTAGGCTTTTAACCGGTGTATGCTTTGAAGCTGTTAGCAGGAAGCTTCGTCCAGGATGTTGCGTTCCCAAATCGTAATGCTGCTCAAAGGGCGTGTAAGAAGATGCTTTTAGCAAGATTGTTCCGAACGCTGTCAAACcctgatttttaaatttataatttaatcttCGAGATGATTTTTCAACaacagaaattttcaatatttgatcTACTTGCTGTAATATGTTTTTTGGACTTGTTTTGGCAAGTATGATTGTGAGGGACCAGCGAAATAATATCCCGAATTATTATTGTGTTAGTTTCAAATGTTCAACATAACAATTAACGTTCCAACTAATCACATTTAACCTTTTGTGTTGCAATCAAACCCACACTCAACTATTTGCTCTGAACTATAATACCGCACCCTCAaaggaaaatcaattttaatgtgttttaaacaatttgcAGTTAAGTCGTTGTTGTACCACAGATCGACTTAAACCAGTAAAAAGTTGCATTACCTGTAAGCtcaacctaaactaacctgaactcaCCTATTCGAATGTTAAATTCTGAATTTGATATATGAATGAGGTTATGAATCCaacaaaaatgccaaattttcGGAGCCGTGTACTGAACTTCTAACCACACTATGTCAAATATTGACGTAACAATTCAGTACATGCtataatttgacattttttagatttctaaCCTCACTGATACGCCAAATTCGACTGCTGTTATTGTCACGTTATTTAGGCAGAAGTGAAACAGTCGATTTCCATGACACGGcccgatttttaataaattgaaacaataTCCAGGATTAAATTGGGGCACCTTGCGCATTTATTTGCACAACCAAACTGGGTTTTAAAATTCCGATTCTGAATTTCCAGTTATAGGAATATTCTCACCCGTGTTTTTACCTTTACAACATTTTACATTGCGGAGGCAATTATTTCTGCATATTTAATAGGAAAACTACGATGGAGCAGATTACACAGAGCACTACTGAGCACTTTGAAGCTTTATAACCTTTTAGAAATACTTTTGAATCTCTCAACTAAATCACCTTAACTTTTAGATGTATCtttcctgtatatttaaacatatttccaatttatgTTTCTACCATTTTACTACAGCTTCCCTATTTAAACTTTTCCTGAATTTCTAGTGGGCATTTGAGATATTTACTGGAACAAAAATTTGTAGCTCCTTGTATGGCATCACACTGTAATCGATTCATTAAAGCAAGACAAGAATGGAGTAGAAAAATGCActtttaggaaaatatttgCAGGAAATGAAGCGTTACCttgtgtaaattttaattttgaaaaggaaACAAGTTAGAACGTCCACAAACAGCAAACTAAACAGCTGGCCGATAATTTAGTCAGATGGGGGTGTATCATCATCATGTGCATGAATTTATCGGCCGATTAAGAGTCGGTGAATATGTGTACTCACGTATGTCTTTATGCCAATTAAGCAGCAGATTAAACTGTCGGCGGACCAAAAGTCTTAGTCTGAGTTGGTCTTAGGTAGAGATTTATTGTactaagggccaaattattatgTGGGATCAATTTTAACTGTAGTaaaatttccatggaaacgtCGAGGCAGAGCTTAAGTATTCATAAGATTGTCGTTTTCTATTGAAACTAGCAACAATTTGGTCCAACGATACATTTTCTCAACAACCCAAGGggggaatttttgaattaattagcTAAAGTGGTATGTCTGCTCAGACAGACTTGAGTTGTGCCACGCACTTCGTGTGAATTGAAGatattaaactaatttaaattgtaaaaaaaaacaatgataaATCCAAATAAATTGTTCTCTGAAAAGAACTGTTCAGTGTCctgacaaattaaaaataatgcctCGCTCAATAGGCTCGGAGAGTTGGGTGGGTTAAGCGCCACTGATTTTGACAGATAAATTAGAAATCTTCCAGAGGTGTGAAATGGAACTCTTTTTCAATTCACAGTTAGTGAGCGAGTTCCGTGTTAGTGAATTTGTTCTTAAAACTAGGAATAAGACATACTCCGCGGCTCCAATCACACCATGTCTGGACAAGCAGAGGTATGTAGAGGTACTAAGTGGCGAGTCCGGAATAGTAAACTGCTTACATCCATGTGCTCAAATGAAACATttggttattttcataacaatgCCGCAAAGCATAGAGAATATGAGCACTCAATGAACCGATATCGAACCATTACATTAACATACGTACAAGTAATTAGACaacaaaataagaataatGAAGATTAACGTTAAGTCGCAAGTAAAATTTGGGCTCATTACGACTTTGTTTCTCATGGCTACAGACTGCGCTCATAGTCTCAGAAATGTAATGAATGGAATCATTATccatattataattaattctgGTCTggtctttttattaaatttttcttagaCTCTGAAGACGGTGACAGATTTGTCGCCAAAACGGTAACCAGTTGTCTGAGCCCATATCTCAAAATGGGATTAAGatgtctaaaaaattatttcgtgGAAAACTTAGCTGGAAACGAGTGGCGGAACTTACCGACAGGGATGAAGGGAGAAAGGTGGAAAGCGAGAGATATGGCAGGATGGTTTCTTATTCTCTGATTAAAATGTAttagttaataaaatatatctataaaattttataataaaaattcatattataaTAGGGACTTTAACATGAAACTCTAAAATGAATTTCCAACTGAAACAAAGAATTTAGAGTTTCAATTCAGGCTGCAAAAATTCATTGATTTGTAGACAAAACCTTAAGTTCTATGAATTACTtcagagttaaaaaaaacttttttacagttttcagTGTGCAACTCTctagatattaaatttcaatttattttctgagaaattcTCCAAGCTattaggaatttattttaataataataataacaaatatatttatttatttagtacAAGTATACTGCAAAATAGCCGTAAAGACCTTGCAAAGGACAACCTACTTTTTATTGCGTAGCAACAGTCTCACAGTACTCTTTCAAAGAATATAGTTTCCAACTAACTACAATATAACTGCcttctttttttaacagtgTTAATTCTGTGAATTGTGCTATATTTAACGGCAttaagttaaataattttatgcattGATAATAGATTTCTTTCTGATACACAGCTTGGCCATGTTCCGGGTATttataaactaaaattctGCACGAATACAGACCTTGAGGTGCTTGTCCCTCAAACATACATACCATATGTccatttttaaagaagaaaagtatGCATTCTTGAATATACTGGGTGTAACATGCGTAGGGGGTctccttttaacacgacatagacctcaaaaaactaagcaatatttttatataatattttttcgaaatgtcaaaaataacCGAAATATGCatctatgaaagttttaataagtaccATATCTTTAGCTACTGCTCACTCTGGGAACAGCTACAAAAGGTGTTCGAAATTGTCTCCATTGGTTTCATTTGCACAAATTGTCGCTCGCCTTATCCACGACTCCGTGCATGCTGTTAGAAGAGATGGTTTTCCTCTAATTATTTCTTGTACAATAGCATTGCATAATGGAcaataattgtcaatttaatagtGTCAATAGTGatagtttatcaaaataacaccTGGAACTAAACTTAACAACTGACTTTTAAGCGACATGgctaaattgcataaaaacagtaaacattaaatgttttttgcgtttttgcAATAGccgataattttttgtagagCGTTTTACTTCCTTCATATTGAATTTACCGTTTTATGCAGGAAtagatttagattttatataaaaatttattaaaactcgtCTGcgcatatttcgtttttttttgagatttccaaaaaaatgtataaaaatattacttagttttttgaagTCTATGTCGTGTTGAAAGGAAAACCCCTACTTatgttacatcctgtatattgttGTGAACGccatattcaaaattttcccgaatttttttctgcggtagtcttttttaacataattaaaaaaattaaatacatacaTAACATGATTACGTAcatacataattaaataaaaaaaataatgctcTCTTCCGAGAAATGAAAACTTTCAATGCATACTTGCTCCTTCCATATAATTCACAAATTACTCTCATTGTGTAACATATTGGGTTTCACGTACTTATTACGTATTGAACAGGATACTCCTAAGAGATAACTATCgattattttccataaaaatgttcctttttctTGCAGTGGTACTTTTTTTGGTTGTAGTTTTCTTTACTAATTCAatggaaaatgttttgaaGAGTGTGGTGCTGGTTTTCGCTTTACTTACTATTAATccattttatgcaaatttctatttttgcttttccaaaaaaaaatgctttaaaaaagttgatttttcaattttcgtcATTCTTTCAAGCATTATGCTCAACCTACCTCCGCAACTTTAATACATGAGCTTCGCAATTAGATTCCAActaaagacaaaaattttcgGATGTCAATCCAGAGTGGAAAAGTTCATTACAATGCaggcaaaatcttaaattttgtaatttcactTTCGGATCCgcaacaaaaaaatctcatgaacaacacaaaaatttgatttctgaggctaaaaattcctaaatcaTTGACGCAGAAGTGGGTTCTCTGGAACCAATTCCGAATTCGAAAGGTCAAGTATTTCACAAGCCCAAACATCATTATGGAGCTGCCAAAATAAAGCTATTTTCAAGATAGCTAAAATGAAACTTTCGTTGTGATAATTGACACGTATTTTCTAATTGATGTAAACTCCCACATATCGGCTTATCAATTCcccaataattaattaccaCTAACATAATCATTACCGCAGACATAATTACAACGAAGTTCTTATTATCGCGTTACAAATTTGGGTTTCAAACCTCATATGCTGCATTATTAATTACTCCATGTTGCGTAAACCTCTTTCCATTGCTGACATGCATACAGGCAactaattatgaaatattactAACAACATAAGCTCATGTTACATTTAAACTATATTACGTGTTgtaatgtttcatttaaatgtagttatttgttgaaaaaaatctatattatGCCGAGTGCACTAAGTATTTTGCCAAAACAATCTAAACTCTTAACATAATAATCCGGTCGGTTCTCGTCCTCGTGTTTCCAATTTACCAGGTCATCTAATTTAGTTTGGCCACTCAAGACCAATAAGCTCTGGAATCCTGCTCTATTGGCAAACGTAATATCCGAGGTCAAACtgaaacattttcattaacaGCAGGGCACGGATATTTAACATTTCCCTGTGTAAAATTAGGTACAAGCCAAATAGCACAAATGACTCTGATGCGAGGACTGCATAATTACTGAAATCAAAACTTACGAATCTCCTATGAACAATACTCGGTTTGGATGAGGAATTTCGAATCTTTCCTCCAAGTAATGCTTCAACTCTATGCTGGGCTTCGCTAGGATTTTGTAACCGGTTTTGGTTATTCTGGACACGGCGTCTACATAGAATTTGTTGCCTAAAATGGATTTGGAAGAAGAACGCCTTTAAGAGAATTTGGAAGATTACCAATAAATACTATATCTTCAGCGAGAGGGCCACTGTCATCGGTAGCGGCGACTAAAAAGGGCAGTCCGGGGTTCCTGGTTAACAAAAGAATCGCAGCTTCCGCATAAATTAACTTGAAATTAACGTCCAAATCCATGACTATTGCTGCAACATTCTTGGATCTCTGTAGGAAATCCAGGCACACATCTCGTAACGAAGCCATATCTTCCTGCAATTCTCCAATCTACAAGGAGCAAATTACTCTAAATAGGTAATATTCTGCATACGGGGAATAATATACGGCAAGAAAATCTCATGTTTGAAAGTTCATTACTGGAGAACAAACACGGCTTGGAGCTATCCAGATACAAAGATGATTAGCCTTTGTTTGCGTTATAACAACGAAAACATCCAGTGAAAAATTACTCCCGCGCATCGGGTTATGCCGTTATTCTACTCTAGAAATTATCTCGTTAGCTCTTACAAGTTTCGTATTACTGGAATACGGGGACTGATAAGAGCTAAGCAAaagtttctattttaattaaacttgagGCTTAACAATGGTTCAAATGCCTTAATGTCACCAAATTTCTGTACTGCGATGCTCCATTTACATACGATTTACTGTGTCTTAAGTTATTGAGTTCCTCCTATCTAATGATGAACAAAATAAGACCCAGATTTATGGTACGGTTTATACTTTATAAACCTTACCTCTACATCTATAATGTTGTAGCCAGCTCTCTTCAGTGTGTCCCTTAAATGATCTCCGCAAATTCCAAAGATATCCCTTGGACACTGTACTTTGCGAAGATAAGCCACCACGGAGAGGACTGGAGTAACAATTTCGTGATCTGTTGCTCCGAAATGTATTAGTTCTTCTTTCACCTATTTATAAGCCATCGGACACAAAGTTTTCACAGCTACCAAAACTT
This genomic window contains:
- the LOC136409572 gene encoding uncharacterized protein isoform X1, with the protein product MKHIKDLGCATKDEVIAFINSFDFIFCDIDGVLLLATTMLPGADECIEKLRGLGKKIGFVTNNTIKSYEQVKEELIHFGATDHEIVTPVLSVVAYLRKVQCPRDIFGICGDHLRDTLKRAGYNIIDVEIGELQEDMASLRDVCLDFLQRSKNVAAIVMDLDVNFKLIYAEAAILLLTRNPGLPFLVAATDDSGPLAEDIVFIGNKFYVDAVSRITKTGYKILAKPSIELKHYLEERFEIPHPNRVLFIGDSLTSDITFANRAGFQSLLVLSGQTKLDDLVNWKHEDENRPDYYVKSLDCFGKILSALGII
- the LOC136409572 gene encoding uncharacterized protein isoform X2, which produces MKHIKDLGCATKDEVIAFINSFDFIFCDIDGVLLLATTMLPGADECIEKLRGLGKKIGFVTNNTIKSYEQVKEELIHFGATDHEIVTPVLSVVAYLRKVQCPRDIFGICGDHLRDTLKRAGYNIIDVEIGELQEDMASLRDVCLDFLQRSKNVAAIVMDLDVNFKLIYAEAAILLLTRNPGLPFLVAATDDSGPLAEDIVFIGNKFYVDAVSRITKTGYKILAKPSIELKHYLEERFEIPHPNRVLFIGDSLTSDITFANRAGFQSLLVLSGQTKLDDLVNWKHEDENRPDYYVKSLDCFGKILSALGII